TGAGGCGGCTTGCCTCATGCCGCGACGGCCTGCGCCTCCGGCTGCAAGCACTCTGCGGGCGGAAGGCGGCGGTTCAAATTCCCCTGATGGTGCGGCGACAGGCGTCCCGCCGGGCCGCCTCGTGTTCGAGCAATTTGACTATTTCGCCATGGCCGTTTGCCGCGGCGGACCAGACGGCGGCGTCCTGGCGGGTGTGGATGTTGGCCCCCGCGTTGGTTAGCATCTTGACGATAGCGCTGTGGCCGTTGGCCGCTGCCCG
This genomic interval from Hyphomicrobiales bacterium contains the following:
- a CDS encoding ankyrin repeat domain-containing protein — its product is MKRSNQQLRRAVLLEAARSGHAHLVQRALLEDNNNALADIDDALIRAAANGHSAIVKMLTNAGANIHTRQDAAVWSAAANGHGEIVKLLEHEAARRDACRRTIRGI